Part of the Faecalibacterium duncaniae genome, TGATGGTCTTGTTCTTCTTGGCGCGGGTGCCCGCAATGACGTGCCCGCCAAACACCACCATCACACCCCGGCTGCCCGGATCAAGGGCACAGATCACGCTGTCCCGCAGGTTCTTCTTGGCATCGGTGATCTCATTGGAAATGGGCTGCTGGGCACCCGTGAGGATGATGGGCTTGTCCGCATTCTGGATAAGGTAGGACAGCGCCGCCGCCGAGTAGGCCAGCGTATCGGTGCCGTGACAGATGATAAAGCCATCGTAAAGCGCATAGTTTTCCTGCACAGCCTTGGCCATCATCAGCCAGTGCTCCGGGCCAAGGTCGGTGCTGTCGATGCTGCACAGGTTGAGCGTTTCCGGGCAGCAGAGCTGCTGCAATTCCGGCAGATGGGCCAGCAGTTCCTCGCTGGTCAGAACAGGCTTGAGCCCCTGTGCGGTGCGCACGCTGGCAATGGTGCCGCCGGTGGTGATAAAAAGCAGGCGCTGCTTGGACATAGGTTTTTCCCCTCCATGGTGTCGATTCTTGCGATATTTTCAGTATAGCACAGTTCGTCGGAGATGAAAAGTGCGGGGAGTTGAGGTATAATAGTTATCATAAGATCAAACAGTCCTCAACCTCTCCGTCATTGCTACGCAATGCCACCTCTCCTAGTAGGAGAGGCCTTGGCAAAGAGGCAAGGCTTTACGCAATGCCAAGGGCTCCCCTACTAGGGGAGCTGTCGAGCGGATGCGAGACTGAGAGGTTGGACAAAAGCAAACCTACCATAAGGAGAAACTGCCATGTCTAACATTGTGATCATCGGTTCCGGCCCCGCAGGTGTCTCGGCGGCATTGTATGCCGCGCGCGCCGGGGTGCAGACCACCGTTCTGACCAAGGGCCCCGGCGCACTGGACCGGGCCGAGCTCATCCAGAACTACTACGGCTTTGCCGAACCCATCACCGGTGCCGAACTGGAACGCCGGGGCATCGAGGGTGCCAAAGCCGTGGGGGTGGAGTTCGTCACCACCGAGGCCGTGGGCCTGACCTACACCGACAAGCTGACCGTGGAGACGCTGGCCGGGGATTTCCCCGCCGATGCTGTCATTCTGGCCACGGGGGCTTCCCGGGCAGCGCCCCGCATTCCGGGCCTTGCCGGGCTGGAGGGCCACGGCGTGAGCTACTGCGCCACCTGCGATGCCTTTTTCTACCGCGGCAGGGATGTGGCCGTGCTGGGCAGTGGAGAGTACGCCCTGCACGAGGTACAGGCCCTGCTGCCCGTGGCCCACAGCGTCACCCTGCTCACGGGCGGAGCCCCGCTGACGGCACAATTCCCGCCAGCGGTGGCCGTGCGGACGGAAGCCGTGGAAGCCATCCTCGGTGAAGAGCGGGTCACCGGCGTGCAGCTGAAAGACGGCGGGACACTGGAAGTCTCCGGCGTGTTCGTGGCGCTGGGCGTGGCGGGCAGCACTGCCCTGGCCCGCAAGCTGGGGGCCGAGGTGAACGGCAGCCGGATCGTGGTGGATGACCACATGCAGACCTCCCTGCCCGGCCTGTATGCCGCCGGAGACTGCACCGGCGGGCTGCTGCAGGTCGCCAAGGCCGTGTACGAAGGTGCCGTGGCAGGCACCGAAGCCGCCAAAGCCCTGCGGAAATGACCCAGACAGAAAAAGGACGCTGTGCCCTGCGGCACAGCGTCCTTTTATTGCTTTGCTCAGCTCTTGCAGCCGGATTCCTCTTCGATGCCGGTGAAATCGCTGGCCTCCGCGATCTTGGTGGCATCGAACTTGCCGTTCTCATCCTTGGGGGCAACGGCAGGGCCTGCCTCCACAGGATTCACGGTCGTTTCCTCTGCCGCAGGCTTTTCCTCGGCAGTCTTCTCTGCCCGGGCAGCTTCCACCACCGGGGCTGCAGGAGCAGTCTCGGGCTCGGCAGGAGCCTTTTCAAAGGCAGGGGGCCATGCGTCACCGGGAGCGGTCTCCCTGGCCTCGCCCTCGGCGTAGGCTTCGGCAGTCTTTTCGGCCTCGGCGGGGTCCTTTTCAGCTTCCTCGGGGAACTCCACGTTTTCGACGTGGAGCGGGTCCTTGTCGTTCAGAACTTTGTCCAGCACGACGATGGCGGCACCGGTAACAGCCACAGCGGCAGCGGCACCCAGAACACGGAACAGAGTTTTCATGGTGAAGTCCTCCCTGTATAAGATAGGATTAAGAGAATGTTACGACATCGTTCTGCGGCTTTTCGGCGGGCTCCACCGAGATAGCGGTCAGCACCGGGCCCTTGCCGCGGTAGATGTTGTGGAACTTATAATTGACCTTGGCGGTCACAGTGACCCAGGCGCGCTGCTCCAGTGCCTTGTAGCCATCATAGCTGCAGGGGAAGCCCACGAACTGGATATCCTGCACGCAGCAGGTCATTGCAAAACGGCCGGGTACAAAACTGTTTTTGCCCGCGCGGTTGGTCTGGCAGACCTGCGCCAGGAACCGGACGGTCTTGCCCACGTACTTCTGGGGCTCGTCCTGGCAGTCCATATACCAGATACCGAAATCGTCCTCGCCGATCTCGACGATCGGGGCGTTCAGATCAAAGGGCAGCGGGTCGGGGATGTCATCATATGCCACGCTGCCGTCGGCGAACTCATAGGCGATATCGCACTTGCGGGAGGCCTGACGCACCAGCTTGTGCAGCTCCTGACGGGCGGCATCGTTGTTCACGGCCTCGGCGCGGTTGAACACGATCAGCTCACTGCGGGCGATCTTGTCCAGCAGCAGAGAGCGCATGGAGTTGTCGCGGGCGTAGGTCAGAGCCGTGGTGCCGTCGGCCGTGGCAATGCACTGGTAGACGATCCAGTTCTCGGGCAGGTTGTTGGCCAGATCCTGCAGCAGCCACATGCCGTTGTACTCAATGACCACACGGCCTGCGCCGGATTCTTTTTCGAGCTTGGCCAGATTCTGGGGGTTCAGCTCCGCCTTATCCTCGAGGACCTTCAGGGTCACGCCGGGGAAGGCGAACTTCTTTTCGTTATATTCTTCCTCACCCTCTTCGCAGACCAGCAGCAGGGTCTTGTCGCCGGAGTCGAAATTGGGGTCTTCAAAGGTCTCCTGAATGAACTTGGTCTTGCCGCTTTCGAGGAAGCCCACAAACAGGTAAACCGGGATCTCGTTTGCCATAATCGGTTTTTCTCCTTACACAACTTGCAGCTCAGCAGCCAAACAGTGCGGCAATGGCCTTTTCGTCCAGCTTGGAGCCGATGACGACCAGCTTGCCGCCCACGTCGGCACCGCGCTGACGCACTTCCCACTCGCCGGGGACGTAATCGAACTCCAGCCAGCCGTCGGCACCGCCGTCCACGATGCCCTTGGAGCGCAGGATCATGCCGTACTTGCCGCCGTCCAGCTCGGTCAGTGCATGCTCGATGTCTGCCTTGCTGAACTTCTTGGCCGTCTCGACACCCCAGCTGGTGAACACCTCATCGGCATCGTGATCGTGGTGATGGTGGTGGTGATGGCCGCAGCAGCAGTGGCCGTCCTCATCGTGGTGATGATGCTCATGCTCATCATGGTCATCCTCATGGTCGTGGTCGTGATGGTGGTGGCAGCAGTGGTCCTCGTGGTCGTGGTGATGCTCGTGCTCGTCCTCATCATCGTCGTCATCGTCATCGTGATCATGGTGGTGATGGCCGCAGCTGCACACACCGTTCTCATCGTAATGATGGTGATGATGCTCGTGCTCTTCTTCCTCGTCCTCCTCGGCGTGCTTCTCATTGGCCTTGGCAGCCATGGCGATCAGCTCTGCCTTGAAATCGTCCTTGGAGGACATGGCCTTCAGGATCTGTTCGCCGGTCAGGGAATCCCATGCGGTGGTCACGATGGTAGCGGTGGGATTCTTCTCGCGCAGCATGGCAACCGCAGCGGCGATCTTCTCCTCGCTGGCGGTCTGGGTGCGGCTCAGGATGATGCAGCTTGCGTGGCTGATCTGATCATCATAGAACTCACCGAAGTTCTTCATATACATCTTGACCTTGTTGACATCGGCCACGGTGACAAAGCTGTTCAGCTTCACATCCAGATGCTCAGCCACACCCTCCACAGCGCGGGTGACATCGCTCAGCTTGCCCACACCGGAGGGCTCAATGACGATGCGGTCGGGGTGGTACTGCTCCACCACCTGCTGCAGAGCGGCACGGAAATCGCCCACCAGAGAGCAGCAGATGCAGCCTGCGTTCAGCTCGTTGATCTGGATGCCGGACTCCTTCAGGAAGCCGCCGTCGATGCCGATCTCACCAAACTCGTTCTCGATCAGGACCACCTTCTGGCCCGCAAAGGATTCCTTGATGAGCTTCTTGATCAGAGTCGTCTTGCCGGCACCCAGGAAGCCGGAGAAAATATCGATATTCGTCATAATGCTGTATGCCTCTTTCTTTTTCCAAAAGCCCGCAAGGGCCGTTCAGCAATCAGAGCCGCAGAGTGCTGGCTCAAAAATCTTACACTCCTATTATAACAAGGCTGTCAATGGGAAACCGCCTTTTTTGATGAGAAAATTGTAACTTTTTTTGCAGTTTGGCTGCGTTTTCAGAAAACGCTGCCTCCCGGACACAAAAAAGCCCCCGGAACGGGGGCAGAAAGCATAGAACCCATACAAAAACACAGCCCCACTTTGGCGAAGGAGAAGCCAAAGCGGGGCTGTATTCAATGAAGGAGAAATGATGGGAATATCAGGTTACAGATTCAGTTCAAACTGTTCCGCCGTAACAGTTGCTTTGCCATCGGCGGCAAAGGTGATGCCATCGGCAGACTGGGGGGTGTAGATCCATGCGGTCATGGTCTGCTCACCATCGTTGGCGAAAACTTCGATGCTGTTCTTATCCAACAGGATGCGGAGCTTGAGTGCACCGTTCTGGCTGCGCACCTTGCAGCTGCGGCGGTGAACGATGTCGGCACGGGAACCGGCATAGCTGCGATCCAGCGTCAGCTCGGAGGTGTAGGGATCGTAGGTCAGGCTGGTGTGATGGTCTGCATCGGCGGCCAGCTTCAGGGTAAAGGAGCGGTATTCGCCGGGCTGCACCGTGATGGTCAGGTCGGCCACACGACCCTTGATGCCTCCCAGAGAAATTTCGCTTTGCACCGTCACATTTTCGTGGAAGGTGCGCTTACCGTGGACGGCATCCAGCTCTCGCACGGGGCTCTGAAGAATGCGCCCATCCTTGATATGCAGCTCCCGGGGGCAGATGGTCTGCCCGAACCACTTGCAGCCCTGGGGCTTATCCTCGGTGTCCGACCAGGTCTGCAGCCATGCCGTCATGATCCGGCGGCCATCCGGGGCAAGGGTGGTCTGGGTGGCGTAGAAGTCGATGCCGCCGTCCATCAGCTGCACATTTTCCTTGGTGAAAGTGTGGGTGGCTTCGTCGTAGCTGCCGATGAAGGCAATGACGTTGTGACCATTGTGGAACTCGCCCTTGGGCAGCATCTCCATGGGTCCCAGCATCAAGACCTGCTTGCCATCCAGCGGGAAGAAGTCCGGGCACTCCCACATTTTTCCGTACTGATTGTTGCAGCGTTCCAGCACCGTGACAAAGTGCCAGTCGAAGCCGTCCTTGCTCTGGAACAGTGCCGCTGCGCCGCTGCCGTCCTCGGCCCGGCAGACGGTGACGGCGGAGTAGGTGCCATCGGCCTCACGCCAGATCTTGGGGTCCCGGAAGTCGAACCTGCTGAAGCCTTCCGGCAGGTCTTTCTGGGTCAGCACCGGGTTGCAGGCAGGCTTTTCGTAGTTGAGACCGTCACCGATGGCAATGCTCTGGGTCTGGATATCCCGCATCTCCCCATTGGGCTGCTTTTCTGCAATCACGCTGGTGTACATCAGCAGCTGCCTGCCGTCATCCATCTCGGTGGCAGAGCCGGAGAAGCAGCCGGGGCCGTTGTCCACCGGGGAATCCGGTGCCAGCGCACAGGGCAGATACTCCCAGTGCAGCAGGTCGGTGCTGACGGCGTGACCCCAGTGCATGGGCGCCCACCGCACATCGTAGGGGTTATACTGATAGAACTGGTGATACTTCCCTTTGTAATAAGAGAAACCGTTGGGGTCGTTCAGCCAGCCCACATAGGGGGTCATGTGGTAAGCAGGGCGTTCCGCCGGGGAAATGGCAGCACCGTGCTCGGCCTCGTAGGCACGGGCTTTTTGTAAAGTCAAATCGTTCATGGAATCCTCCAAAGGAAAGAATTCTTATGCGTAGTAAGCATCCAGATATTTCTGCATAATGCCCAGATAGTCGGACAGGCCGTAGTCTTCCAGCTTGCTCAGATATTCGTTCCACTCTGCATCCGTAGTGCCGTTCATGATCCAGTCGGCCTTCTGCGTATTCATGTAGGTCTGCAGATCTGCCTGCAGGTTGGAGACCTGCTCGGTGTCCTCGTTGCTCATAAAGACATTGGGATAGACATAATCGTTGTTCATATCCGGGGTGTAGATTTCCTTGATCCAGTCCAGACGGTACTGTGCATCGTCCGGGCAGGTAACGTATACACCATAGTAATCATCCAGAACCGCCAGAGGCCCGCCGACACACTGCGCCTCACGGACTTCCACGGGAGAAGCATCGCCCAGAGGAGCGTGCTTCAGCATGGGCTCGCCCTTATCGTTGGTGGACATTTCAAAAATGTTAAAGCCTTCCGCATCGCCGTAAGTACCCCAGTTGTTCTGAGGAGACTGGAGGGGCGCGTACATCTGATCCAGCCATGCGCAAACCAGTGCAGGATTCGTCGCCTTTGCGGTAACAACGCACTTGCCGCGGCCAAAGCCGCTGGTGAAAGAGCCGTTCTGCGGAGTGATATTCCGGGTATCGGCGGTCAGGGCAGGCAGCGGCTCCCAGTCGGTCAGGTTGTCAATGTTGGCAACATCCCAGCTGAAGCAGACACCATAGCGGCCAGCCTTGCCCTTGGAAACATAGGTGGACCACTCCTGCGTGAAGCACTCCGGGTCAATGAGCTTCTCGGCATACAGCTTGTGCAGCCAGTCCAGACCATCACGGTAGCCCTGCTGGGTGGCGGCACAGATGACTTTCCGGTCGTTGGTAACAGCGATATGGCGGTCTTTGTCTGCATCGCCGTAGCCTTCGCCAAAGCCATTGATGAGGATGCTGGGGTCCTGATCGCCGTTGTTGACGATGCAGGACATGGGGATGATATCGCCGTCAATGCCATACTCTGCCTTGATAGAAGCGGCGTTATCACGGAATGCCATCAGCACCTGTTCAAACTCGTCCACTGTGGTGGGCATCGACAGACCGAGGAAGTTCAGCCACTTGGTATTGATGAAGCTCATGTTGCCAATGGTCTGGATGGCGGTCTTTTCTGAGCCGAGCTGCTCGATCCAGGGCAGTGCCCAGATGTGGCCATCGCTGTCGGTACACATGGTGCGGTACTCCGGGTACTGCTCAAAGACCTTCTGGAGATTCGGCATATTGTTGTCAATGTAGTCTTCCAGATTGAGGATGACACCCTGATCTGCGTAGCGCAGCAGATTGCTGTCGGTAAAATCAGCAGTAAAAACAAAATCCGTCAGGGTGTTGGGGTTGGACATATTCAGGGTGATCTTATCGTTCCACTGGTCGGACTGGATGGCGGTCCAGTCGATGTGCACATTGGTCTGCTCTTCCAGACGCTTGAAGATGGTACGGTTGTTCGGCTCGGATTCGCTGCCCACAGGGAAGCTGGTCATACCGGTAAAGGTGACCTTTTCGGACAGCGGAAATGTAACGGCACCGGTCGTGTCCACAGCTGCGGCAGCAGAATTGCTGCTGCCGGTGGATTTGCCGCCGCCACAGGCAGACAGAGCAGCAGCAGAGCCCGCCAGAGCACAGACCTTGAGGAAGTTGCGGCGAGAGATCAGCTTTTTCATGGTATTTTCTCCTTTTTCATGTTTCTTTTTTCGTGTAGCTGATGAGCGTACCGGCTCATAAAATTCTGGAATATCCTCAGCCTTTAATGGAACCAGCCATGATGCCAGCATCAAAATACTTCTGGAAGAAAGGATACATCACCAGCAGCGGCAGACTGGAAATAATAATGGTTGCATATTTGAGCAGCTCTGCCATCTTCGCACGTTCGGCAGTGCTCTGGATATCTGCGATCATGCCGGATTCCGGCTGGCTCTGGATCAGGATGGAACGCAGCACCAGCTGCAGCGGCTGCTTCGATGCGCTGTTCAGGTAGATCATGGCGTCAAAGTAGCTGTTCCACATTGCCACGAACTGCCACAGGGCCAGAACTGCCACCACCGGCATACAGACGGGCAGCAGGATCTTGAAGAAGTAAAGCATCTCGCTGGCTCCATCCACATCCGCAGCTTCGCGCAGCTCACGCGGGATGCCTTGATAATAGGTACGGGCAATGATCATGTTCCACACGCTGAATGCTCCCGGCAGAATGACCGCCCACATGGAATCCAGCAGACCCAGATTGTTGATGAGCAGGTAGGTGGGGATCAGACCGCCGCTGAAAAACATCGTGATCACAAACAAGGTGTTGAAGATCGTTTTGCCTTTGAAGTCCGGCAGCGACATGGGATAAGCGGCAAGCATCGTCACAGCGACCGAGATGATGGTGAAGATGATCGAGTAAAGTACTGCGTTCCTGAAGCCGACCCAGATCTGCTTGTCCGAAACGACACGCTGGTAAGCATCCAGACTCCACTTGCTGAAATCAAAGGAGATGCCCTTGTTTTGCAGAGTGACCGGGTCCATAAAGGACGCGATGACGATGTAGATCATCGGAACGATGATCGCCAGCAGGAACAAGCCCAGAAGTGCGTAGCCGCAGTACAGGATGATCTTATCTTGTCTGGTGTAGAGGGCCATTTTTGATTTTTTCTGTTTTGCCATGGTAAACCCCTCCTTACAAGCCCTT contains:
- a CDS encoding NAD(P)/FAD-dependent oxidoreductase, which encodes MSNIVIIGSGPAGVSAALYAARAGVQTTVLTKGPGALDRAELIQNYYGFAEPITGAELERRGIEGAKAVGVEFVTTEAVGLTYTDKLTVETLAGDFPADAVILATGASRAAPRIPGLAGLEGHGVSYCATCDAFFYRGRDVAVLGSGEYALHEVQALLPVAHSVTLLTGGAPLTAQFPPAVAVRTEAVEAILGEERVTGVQLKDGGTLEVSGVFVALGVAGSTALARKLGAEVNGSRIVVDDHMQTSLPGLYAAGDCTGGLLQVAKAVYEGAVAGTEAAKALRK
- a CDS encoding GTP-binding protein, with product MANEIPVYLFVGFLESGKTKFIQETFEDPNFDSGDKTLLLVCEEGEEEYNEKKFAFPGVTLKVLEDKAELNPQNLAKLEKESGAGRVVIEYNGMWLLQDLANNLPENWIVYQCIATADGTTALTYARDNSMRSLLLDKIARSELIVFNRAEAVNNDAARQELHKLVRQASRKCDIAYEFADGSVAYDDIPDPLPFDLNAPIVEIGEDDFGIWYMDCQDEPQKYVGKTVRFLAQVCQTNRAGKNSFVPGRFAMTCCVQDIQFVGFPCSYDGYKALEQRAWVTVTAKVNYKFHNIYRGKGPVLTAISVEPAEKPQNDVVTFS
- a CDS encoding GTP-binding protein, producing MTNIDIFSGFLGAGKTTLIKKLIKESFAGQKVVLIENEFGEIGIDGGFLKESGIQINELNAGCICCSLVGDFRAALQQVVEQYHPDRIVIEPSGVGKLSDVTRAVEGVAEHLDVKLNSFVTVADVNKVKMYMKNFGEFYDDQISHASCIILSRTQTASEEKIAAAVAMLREKNPTATIVTTAWDSLTGEQILKAMSSKDDFKAELIAMAAKANEKHAEEDEEEEHEHHHHHYDENGVCSCGHHHHDHDDDDDDDEDEHEHHHDHEDHCCHHHHDHDHEDDHDEHEHHHHDEDGHCCCGHHHHHHHDHDADEVFTSWGVETAKKFSKADIEHALTELDGGKYGMILRSKGIVDGGADGWLEFDYVPGEWEVRQRGADVGGKLVVIGSKLDEKAIAALFGC
- a CDS encoding glycoside hydrolase family 32 protein encodes the protein MNDLTLQKARAYEAEHGAAISPAERPAYHMTPYVGWLNDPNGFSYYKGKYHQFYQYNPYDVRWAPMHWGHAVSTDLLHWEYLPCALAPDSPVDNGPGCFSGSATEMDDGRQLLMYTSVIAEKQPNGEMRDIQTQSIAIGDGLNYEKPACNPVLTQKDLPEGFSRFDFRDPKIWREADGTYSAVTVCRAEDGSGAAALFQSKDGFDWHFVTVLERCNNQYGKMWECPDFFPLDGKQVLMLGPMEMLPKGEFHNGHNVIAFIGSYDEATHTFTKENVQLMDGGIDFYATQTTLAPDGRRIMTAWLQTWSDTEDKPQGCKWFGQTICPRELHIKDGRILQSPVRELDAVHGKRTFHENVTVQSEISLGGIKGRVADLTITVQPGEYRSFTLKLAADADHHTSLTYDPYTSELTLDRSYAGSRADIVHRRSCKVRSQNGALKLRILLDKNSIEVFANDGEQTMTAWIYTPQSADGITFAADGKATVTAEQFELNL
- a CDS encoding extracellular solute-binding protein, whose protein sequence is MKKLISRRNFLKVCALAGSAAALSACGGGKSTGSSNSAAAAVDTTGAVTFPLSEKVTFTGMTSFPVGSESEPNNRTIFKRLEEQTNVHIDWTAIQSDQWNDKITLNMSNPNTLTDFVFTADFTDSNLLRYADQGVILNLEDYIDNNMPNLQKVFEQYPEYRTMCTDSDGHIWALPWIEQLGSEKTAIQTIGNMSFINTKWLNFLGLSMPTTVDEFEQVLMAFRDNAASIKAEYGIDGDIIPMSCIVNNGDQDPSILINGFGEGYGDADKDRHIAVTNDRKVICAATQQGYRDGLDWLHKLYAEKLIDPECFTQEWSTYVSKGKAGRYGVCFSWDVANIDNLTDWEPLPALTADTRNITPQNGSFTSGFGRGKCVVTAKATNPALVCAWLDQMYAPLQSPQNNWGTYGDAEGFNIFEMSTNDKGEPMLKHAPLGDASPVEVREAQCVGGPLAVLDDYYGVYVTCPDDAQYRLDWIKEIYTPDMNNDYVYPNVFMSNEDTEQVSNLQADLQTYMNTQKADWIMNGTTDAEWNEYLSKLEDYGLSDYLGIMQKYLDAYYA
- a CDS encoding carbohydrate ABC transporter permease → MARACKEGFTMAKQKKSKMALYTRQDKIILYCGYALLGLFLLAIIVPMIYIVIASFMDPVTLQNKGISFDFSKWSLDAYQRVVSDKQIWVGFRNAVLYSIIFTIISVAVTMLAAYPMSLPDFKGKTIFNTLFVITMFFSGGLIPTYLLINNLGLLDSMWAVILPGAFSVWNMIIARTYYQGIPRELREAADVDGASEMLYFFKILLPVCMPVVAVLALWQFVAMWNSYFDAMIYLNSASKQPLQLVLRSILIQSQPESGMIADIQSTAERAKMAELLKYATIIISSLPLLVMYPFFQKYFDAGIMAGSIKG